TTCTGGACCCATTCGATCTCTGTCGGGGTTATTGCCAGGGCCCTGGCCGCGGCCAGGGGGGTGCCGGTTACGATGCGGGAGGAATCATTCATCGGCGGCTTGCTCCATGACCTTGGCAAGGTTGTGCTGACCAGTTGTTTCCCGGCGGAATATCAACAGGCCCTGGAATCGACCCGGAGCCGGTTTGATATCCTGCCTGCGGCGGAAACAGCAATCCTTGGCCTGGACCATGGCCTGGCCGGAAAAATGGTTGCTGAAAAATGGCAACTGTCAAGTACCATGACCGATACCCTGGGTTATCACCATGATCCAGGCAAGGCTGAAGAAAAGAACAGGGAACTGGTGGCCATTGTCGCCCTTGCCAATGCATATGCGAATATTTTCGATTTCGGCACTGCCGGCGACCCTTATCAGGATTATGACCAGTTGACCAGGCTGCTGGACCTGACCGGGTTTCAATGGGCCGATCTGTCCTTTCTCCTGGAAACGGTTGAAGATGAGATTGAAAAGGCGCGGGTTTTTCTGAATGTTTCATCAACAACGGAGACACAGGGATGAAGATTAAATTCTGGGGGGTGCGCGGGTCAATTCCCTGTCCGGGACCGCTCACCGTAAAGTACGGCGGCAACACAGCATGTATCGAGTTGCGGCTTAACGATCCGGAACGGCTGATTATAATTGATGCGGGCTCCGGTATCAGGGAACTCGGCAACCATATGATGGCCCATGATCTGCCCAGGGGACCGATCCGGACCGAGATTTTCCTGTCCCATACCCACTGGGATCATATCATGGGTTTCCCGTTTTTTGTGCCAAGCTATCTTCCCACCACTAAATTGAAAGTCCATGGCCCGTTCAACCTTGAGGGAGAAAGCCTGGAAGAGGCCATGGCCGGCCAGATGACCTATCGTTATTTCCCGATCAGGAAAGACTGGCTGGCCGCTGATATCAACTATATTGAACTCAAGGAAGGGCAGATTGATCTCAAGGGCGGGGTCACCCTCCGCACCAAGTACCTGAATCATCCGATCATGTGCCTGGGATATCGTTTTGAATACAATGGCAAGGTGGTCTGTACGGCCCATGACACGGAACCCTATCGCAACCTTTTTGCAGCCGGGCCGGATGATCCGTCCCATGACGAAACCATGGCCGCCGAGGGCGAGTTGATTGCCGGGGAACAGAATAAGGCCCTGGAGGATTTTTTCACCGGCGCCGATCTGCTGATCCACGACGCCCAATATACGCGGGAGGAATATGAGACATCGAAAAAAGGCTGGGGCCACACCTCCATTGAGCATGCCTGCGAAACAGCAAGCCGCGCCCAGGTAAAACACCTTGTCCTGTTTCATCATGACCCCATGCGGACCGATTCCCAGCTTGACCGACTGGCGGAAATCCACTGCGCGCCCGGCAGGTATGGCGATATGAAAATAACCCTGGCCCGCGAGGGTCTGGAACTGGAACCCTAGAGATAACCCCGGATAATGGCCGCTCCGGGGAGAGACCGCAGGGCAGAACTGGATGGTTGCCCCGGACCGTGATCGTATTCTTCGCTTTGCTTTTCCGGTTAAACAGCTTATGATTCGCAGCTCTGTGGTAACCAACCCGGTTGATCCGCCGAGCCGTGACAGTTTATCAGGATTTGGGTCCGGACGGCCGGCGACTATTGGCGCGACATAAAAAGTATATGCTTGAGATATTTCATAGAAACGCGGCACAGCGGATAATCTGTCTACTGTTGACAGCGATTTTCCTGGCCTCCTTTCCAACCGGCGCCACGGCCCTGGCATTCTGCCCGGAGGGGCAGAAGATCCAACTGGTCGACCGGCAGTATCTCCATCCGGCGGACTGCCATTCCCCGGTTGAGGCGGCAGGACCCCTTTTTTATGAGTACCGCTCCGCCATGGCGGGCCAGGGAAACAATGACTGCATTGACATCTCCCTGGCAAACTCAAAATCATTGATCCGGCCCCCTGAGAAGGTACTGCCGGTGCCGGCGAATATCCTGTTCCCCGGTGTATTGATTGACAGCCGGCAGGGATTCCGGCAAAAAACAGCAGACCGGATGTCTTTTGTCCTCAACCAGGCCCGAACCCCTTCTCACCCCGTCACCGCCCAGCGGACAGTCGTTCTCCTGATCTAACAACCCAGCCTCTGTCCGGAGGTTTCCTCCCTGATTCACTGTTTCCTGCCCACACCAACCATCAGGACAGGTTGACCGCCGGCTTGAATACCTGGCCGGCGGACCGCCTTGCCCGGCGGGCGGGAGTGACAACCCGGTGACAATTATCATTGTTCACGCGAACCCACCAGCTCCGCAAGGTTTTTTCCCTTAATAACCGCATATTATTTTTCGCGCTCTTTGCGGCCGCAGGTGACATTCTGATTTGTTGGATGACCATCAAGGGTGATGCCCATGAAAAAAACAGACACGGCTTCAGTAAAAAAGGAAATCGTAATTATTATCACCATTGTCGCCTTTATCAGCGGTTTCCTGGGGGGCATTATCTACAGCGCCCTTAAGTCCCCGGCAGGCCCTTCCAGCTATCCGGACTCCGGGGCCGCGGCTATCCCGGCCCGGGACATCCCCCTGCCAACGGACCGGATAGCAGAGCTGGAACAGGAACTGGCCGTTGACCCGGACAACGTCAAGGCGATGATCGAGCTTGGCGACATCTACTTTGACAGCAACAGATATCAGGAAGGAATCGTGATTTTCACCCGGGCCGAGAAAATCGCCCCGACCGATATCCATATCCTCAACGACCTGGGCGTGATGCACCTGCATACCGGCAATTACGAGACCGCCCTGGAAAAGTTCAAGGCGGTGCTGGCTATCTATCCGACCCATAGTCACACCCTGTACTACCTCGGCCTGGTGTACCTGAAGCAGGGCGACAGGGACAAGGCGTTGCCGGCCTTTGAACAGGTACTCGCCTTGAACCCTGATCCGCAACTGGCCGAGGCGGCCCGCCGGGAGATAGCCGCGCTCAATGAGCAGACGCTGTTTCAATAGGCCGGGTGCTGGTCAACGCTTACCGGCCGGTGGTTTCCGTAAATCTGTAGCCCCTGGTGAACGGTTACTATAATCTTCACGCTGGATTCCGGAGAACAACCGATATGACCCGTTTAAATCAAGAGTCTGTGAACTGGACCATTCTTTTTCTCTGCTGGCTGCTGGCCGGCGCGTCAACCACGGCGAGCTTGTTTTTCAGCCAGGTAATGGAGTTTGCCCCCTGTGTTCTGTGCTGGTACCAGCGGATAGCGCTGTTCCCCCTGGTCATAATCCTGGCAGCCGGGCTTTTCCCCCTTGACAGGGGCGTGCTGAAATATGCCCTGCCGCTGGCAGTGGCCGGCTGGCTCACCGCGGCCTATCATAACCTGCTGTATGCCGGGATCATCCCGGAGGACCTCCAGCCCTGCGCCCAGGGGGTCTCGTGCACAGAGGAATACATCTCCCTGTTTGGTTTCCTGACCATACCAATGCTTTCCCTGCTTTCGTTTTCAACGATAATCGCCCTGTTAATTACCTTAAAGACGAGGATGTCCAGATGAAATATGTAATAGTTGTGGTTTCCTGCCTTGTACTGGTCCTGGCGTTTATGTTCGGCGGTTCCTATTACAGGGGACAACAGGCAAAAAAACTCGGCTTCATGGCCAGGGAAAACGCCTCCCTTTTTGTCCGGGACCATTCCCAGACCCTTGGCAGTGACGATGCAAAGGTTTATCTTGTGGAGTTCATGGACCCGGCATGTGAAACCTGCGCTGCTTTTTCTCCCCTGGTAAAGCGACTCATGGAGGCCAATCCCGGCAGGATCAAACTTGTTATCCGGTACGCCCCTTTCCATGACGGCGCTGATTATTTCGTCAAGATCCTTGAGGCGGCCGGGAAACAGGGGAAATATTGGCAGACCCTGGATATCATGTACAGATCACAACCTTACTGGGCCAGCCACAGCAACCCGCAACCGCAGCGGATATGGCAGTTTCTGCCAATGGCGGGCCTTGACCTTGATCAGATCAGGAAGGATATGAACGACCCGGCAATTACAAAACTGATAGAACAGGACCTTGCCGACGCCCAGACCCTTAACGTCCGCAAGACGCCGGGGTTCTTTGTCAACGGCAAGCCCCTGCAACCCTTTGGTTACCAGCAATTGCTGCAACTGGTCCAGGATGAAATCAAGGCGAATTACCCGAACCAGCCCGACCATACCCGTACGGGTCAAAATTCCGGAGGCGATAACTCATTATGAAAAAACTATCCTTTTTAATCCTGCTGTGTTGTTTACCCTTGTTCATCACCGCCTGCGGCCAGAGGCCCAAGGTGGCCGAGGTCGGCGAGCCGGCCCCGGACTTCAGCCTGGTGGACAGAAGCGGCAAGACCTGGACCCTGTCCGAACTCAAGGGACAGGTGGTGTTTATTAATTTCTGGGCAACCTGGTGTCCACCCTGCCGCGAAGAGATGCCCTCGATGCAACGGCTTTACACCATGCTGCCCAAGGACAAGTTCAAAATGCTGGCCATACTCAACAAGGATGATCCGGCCCTGGCCGACACCTTTGCCGCCAGGCTGGGCCTCACCATGCCGATCCTTGATGACCAGAAGAACAAGATTGGTCAGAAATATGGCCTGACCGGACTTCCTGAGACCTTTATCGTTGATAAACAGGGGGTACTCCGGGAAAAGTTCATCGGCTCGGCCCAATGGGACTCTCCGGTGTATCGGCAGATGATGATGAGATATATCAACCAGTGACGACCCGTGACCCGTAACCGTTCACCGGCCATGCGAAAGAGGCCCACAATCTCAGGCCTGTAACCGTTCAGCAGTGCTGCAGATTTGTTCGTTTAGGCTTTTGAGCTATAGTCCCTCTATGTGAGAAGGCCGAAACAGACGAAGATGTGGTGCTGCTGAACGGTTACCGTGACCCTTGTTTGATGGAGGCGGCATGAACAAGCAGAAAAAACCCGGCACAAAACAGAAAATCAGGATCGCCCCGTTTGTGGCAATATTTATCTTTCTTATCCTCGGGGTGATTGCAATCAGCCTGGGCGAGCCGGCCCGGGTCCTTGAGCAGGCCACCCAGATCTGTTTGTCCTGTATAGGGATCGGCTAGCCCCATGGATCTCGTCCGCAAATGGGTCCAGGCCCTGTTTTTCCTGATCACCAACGGCTACTGGAATTTCCCGGCCACCAGGGGGATCTACCAGGGTCCGCTGAAGGTGATCTGCTCGCCCGGGCTTAACTGTTACTCCTGCCCGGCGGCAACCACCTACTGCCCCCTTGGCTCGTTGCAGCAACTGCTCGCCGGGATCCGGATCTCCCTTGAAAGCGGCCGGTTCTTTATCGGTCTTTATGTTGTCGCCGCCATGGGCGTGATCGGCAGTTTCGTCGGCCGGATGGTTTGCGGCTGGGCCTGCCCCTTCGGCCTGTTCCAGGAGCTTCTCCATAAGATCCCCTCACCCAAGTTCAACATCTGGCCGCCCCTGCGCTATATAAAGTACGGGCTGCTGCTGTTCATGGTCATCCTCCTGCCCCTGTTCGCGGTTGATGAGTTCGGCCTGGGCAGCCCCTGGTTCTGCAAGTACCTGTGTCCGGCAGGCACCCTGGAGGCCGGATTCCCGCTGCTTATCATGCAGCCCGCCCTTCGGGCCAAGCTGGGCCTGCTTTTTTTAATCAAGCTTTTTTTTCTCATTCTTTTTATTGTCTGGGCCGTGTTGGCCAGCCGGCCCTTTTGTCGAACCGCTTGTCCCCTCGGGGCCTTTTATGCCCTGTTCAGCAAGATTAAATTGATCAAGTTGCGTCTTGACCCGGCAAGGTGTAACAACTGTGCGGCCTGCCACAGTGTCTGTCCGATGGGGGTCCGGTTCAACGAGTCACCCGATGACATGGAATGTATATCATGCCTTGCCTGCAGCAAGGCCTGCAGGTTCAATGCGATCAACCTGGAAGTGGGCGGCCTGCCGGTCACCGGTCAACCCGCGCCGGCCGCTTACCGGCTGAAAAAGGACATGGGCCACGCCGGCCCTTCAACTCAGTAGAGTTCCGTCAACCAACCAGCGTGCGATGTCCATTTTTTCCAGCTACTCTTCCCCGGACCATCCCACCCGGGTGAATTTATATGCATGAACCAGGGAACAGGACGGTTGGACTGGCCGGCGCTATTTCGATCGGCATCGGGGGCATGGTGGGCGGCGGTATCTTCGCGGTGCTGGGCGAGGCCGTGTCCCTGGCCCACGGCGCGACCCTGGTGGCTTTTTTTTGGCCGGGCTTGTCGCCTTGTTGACCTCCTATTCCTATGCAAAGCTTTCAGTCAGATACCAGAACCGCGGCGGAACCATGGTCTTTGTTGACAACTCGTTCAGCCACAATCTCTTGTCAGGCAGCATAAACCTGGGAGCTAATGGAAACGATTGCCAGCGGCCTGGTTGAAACGGAGCCTTAATAACTGCTTGCCGAAATGCCAGATGAAACGGGGGTTATGCCTTGAATATCGTTTCCAGAGCCGTCCGGGCTCACAGGCCAGCCTGAACAGCCACTCAAGCCCTGCCCTCTGCATCCAGCGCGGCGCATGTTTCTTCCGCCCGCTGAAAAAATCAAAGGCCGCCCCGACTCCCACCATGACACACGCGAGACTATCCCTGTGTTCGGCCATCCATTTCTCCTGCTTGGGGCAGCCGATGCCGACAAACAGAATCTTTGCGCCGGCAGCGTTTATCTGTTCAACATACCCGGCATCCTCTTGAATATCCAATGGCCGGAAAGGAGGGGAAACAGTACAGGCGATGTCCAAGGAGGGGAACTCGCGTGCCAAAAATGACTTGAAATCCCGGAGACTATCCGGTGTGCCGCCATACAGGCCGATGGGAATATTTCCCTTCTCCGCCGCAGCGCAGAGCCGCAACAGCAAGTCGGAACCCCGCACCTGACAGGCCTGCTTCTCACCCAACGACTTAAGTGCCCAGACCAGGGGCATGCCGTCAGCCACGACGAGATCGGCATTGTTCACCACTTGACGGAAGTCAGGACTGTCAAAGCTCTCCATGCACATATGGACATTGGCGACACAGACGTACCGGCCCTCCGTGCCCCGGGCGGCATCAACGACCCATTGTGTCGCCCCGCCGTAATCTGTCACGGCAACGGACAGCTTGAGTATTTTTTTATGTGCAACCCGCATCGTGATGGTTTATTCCTCAAAATACCTTTAAATCAGGGCCGGCCTTTAAATCCGAGCAGGAGCCGCGCCGCTTGCATCAGATATACAAGCATTTTCTGATAGATGCTTGTCAAGGCGACCTCCCTTATCCCTTTTTTGAATCGAATCCGGTTTTTTCTTCGCAACCGGTTGCCCCGGACGATGTGGCCGGGCAGCAGATCTCCGTTGTTCGCCAGAATAGTCTTGGCCCGGGAAAAATCAAGGCCGCTCCATTTTTCCAGCCTGGCAAGACAGGCAACCGGATCGTTCATCAACTCCTCGTAACGGATCTCGATCATCTTACTTCCCACCCGCCAGGCCACCAGCCGGCAACTCAATAACACGGTTATGTAATAAAGACAGGTGGCCAGGGGCGGTTTGGGGTCCTGTTCCAACCCGGTTTTCTGGAACGAGCGCATGATCCCGGCCGGATCGCGGGTAATGCAGATTATTCTGGTCTTGCCTGGGAAAAATTCAGCCAGGGCCAGGGCCCGGCCCGGGAGTTTGGATGAATCGACCATGGCCGTGGCCCTGGTCACGCTCTTGATGGCAACCAGGAGCTTATGGTTGATCGCGGCGTAACGCCGGAGTTTGGCCCTGGGGATCAGACCGGAAATGAGTTTGAAAAAGCCGGCATGCCACTCAATGGAAAGGAAGAGCCTGAAGATCTCCAGCAGTTCCCCCTCCGGCAGGCCGACCTTTTCCCTTACCTTGCCCCATAATGCGCACTGATTGCACGGCGCGCCGCAGGAACAGGGATTGTTCAGCAAAAAGCCCTCGCGGAAAATGTAGTTCAACTCTCCGCAACCGGCAATACCAGGGTTATTGGCCAAAAGGATATCCAGGATCGTGGTCCCGCTTCTACCGGGGCCCATGATATAAAGGATGTCCGGTAGGCTTTCTCTGGTTTCTTTTGCCTGGTCTTGCACGGGAAACGACCCTTCAGCTGATTTTTTTTGTCGCCAACAGCCAGGCCCTGCTTACAGAAGACCATTGTCTATGATCGTTCGCAGCCTGGCACCAATGCTCTTTGGCGAGGACCTTTCAAGAATCCACGGTTTGCCGGCCGTGCCAAGCGCCCTTCTTTCCTCCACGGTCAGGAGCCTGGCGATCGCCCCGGCCACAAGTCGAGCCTCTGCTTCTTTCACCAGGTAGCCGACCCTGCCGTCTACAACGATATCCGGAATACCGGCATAATGAACGCCGACCACTGGTATCCCATAACACATGGCCTCGACAAAAGAGATGGGGTAGGCGTCGTTGGTGCTGGGCAAACAGAAAATATCCGCATCTTCGAGCAACTCCTCTTTCTCTTTACCCGAGACCCATCCCTTGAAAAACACCCGGTCTGCCAACCCCAACTCCCTGGAGAGCTTTTCGAGCATTTTTCTTTCACTGCCCTCCCCGGCCACAGCCAGTTGAACATGGGACGGGAGCAGGGCCATTGCCTGGATGGCAATCTCCACCCCCTTGCCCGGGACCAGTCTTGCCATGGCGAGAATGCGCACTTTTTCACCGTGGCGGGCGGCAAGCCCCCCATAGTCCCTTGGGGTATTGGCTATCTGTTCCAGGTCCGGCGAAAGGGGGTTGTGGATCACTGCCAACGGTTTGCGGATCCCCCCCCTGGTGACAAAAAACTCTTTCCACCAGTCGGTCAGCACAAAAACCATGTGGGCGGG
This genomic stretch from Desulfobacterales bacterium harbors:
- a CDS encoding 4Fe-4S binding protein is translated as MDLVRKWVQALFFLITNGYWNFPATRGIYQGPLKVICSPGLNCYSCPAATTYCPLGSLQQLLAGIRISLESGRFFIGLYVVAAMGVIGSFVGRMVCGWACPFGLFQELLHKIPSPKFNIWPPLRYIKYGLLLFMVILLPLFAVDEFGLGSPWFCKYLCPAGTLEAGFPLLIMQPALRAKLGLLFLIKLFFLILFIVWAVLASRPFCRTACPLGAFYALFSKIKLIKLRLDPARCNNCAACHSVCPMGVRFNESPDDMECISCLACSKACRFNAINLEVGGLPVTGQPAPAAYRLKKDMGHAGPSTQ
- a CDS encoding disulfide bond formation protein B; amino-acid sequence: MTRLNQESVNWTILFLCWLLAGASTTASLFFSQVMEFAPCVLCWYQRIALFPLVIILAAGLFPLDRGVLKYALPLAVAGWLTAAYHNLLYAGIIPEDLQPCAQGVSCTEEYISLFGFLTIPMLSLLSFSTIIALLITLKTRMSR
- a CDS encoding DsbA family protein, whose amino-acid sequence is MKYVIVVVSCLVLVLAFMFGGSYYRGQQAKKLGFMARENASLFVRDHSQTLGSDDAKVYLVEFMDPACETCAAFSPLVKRLMEANPGRIKLVIRYAPFHDGADYFVKILEAAGKQGKYWQTLDIMYRSQPYWASHSNPQPQRIWQFLPMAGLDLDQIRKDMNDPAITKLIEQDLADAQTLNVRKTPGFFVNGKPLQPFGYQQLLQLVQDEIKANYPNQPDHTRTGQNSGGDNSL
- a CDS encoding glycosyltransferase family 4 protein encodes the protein MRSGSRPQAGPRIIFTGTDPDSRAGGIGVVMRGYFNALESAGISFESIPTFHPGRAGGGTVLWLAALPKLIRTIRRIKKKGEQPIVYSQAGNGFSLFREFFVLLFSRLAGARTILHIHAPQAYYYFDNPVYSILFKIALLPAHMVFVLTDWWKEFFVTRGGIRKPLAVIHNPLSPDLEQIANTPRDYGGLAARHGEKVRILAMARLVPGKGVEIAIQAMALLPSHVQLAVAGEGSERKMLEKLSRELGLADRVFFKGWVSGKEKEELLEDADIFCLPSTNDAYPISFVEAMCYGIPVVGVHYAGIPDIVVDGRVGYLVKEAEARLVAGAIARLLTVEERRALGTAGKPWILERSSPKSIGARLRTIIDNGLL
- a CDS encoding sulfotransferase; amino-acid sequence: MGPGRSGTTILDILLANNPGIAGCGELNYIFREGFLLNNPCSCGAPCNQCALWGKVREKVGLPEGELLEIFRLFLSIEWHAGFFKLISGLIPRAKLRRYAAINHKLLVAIKSVTRATAMVDSSKLPGRALALAEFFPGKTRIICITRDPAGIMRSFQKTGLEQDPKPPLATCLYYITVLLSCRLVAWRVGSKMIEIRYEELMNDPVACLARLEKWSGLDFSRAKTILANNGDLLPGHIVRGNRLRRKNRIRFKKGIREVALTSIYQKMLVYLMQAARLLLGFKGRP
- a CDS encoding TlpA family protein disulfide reductase, with product MKKLSFLILLCCLPLFITACGQRPKVAEVGEPAPDFSLVDRSGKTWTLSELKGQVVFINFWATWCPPCREEMPSMQRLYTMLPKDKFKMLAILNKDDPALADTFAARLGLTMPILDDQKNKIGQKYGLTGLPETFIVDKQGVLREKFIGSAQWDSPVYRQMMMRYINQ
- a CDS encoding MBL fold metallo-hydrolase, translated to MKIKFWGVRGSIPCPGPLTVKYGGNTACIELRLNDPERLIIIDAGSGIRELGNHMMAHDLPRGPIRTEIFLSHTHWDHIMGFPFFVPSYLPTTKLKVHGPFNLEGESLEEAMAGQMTYRYFPIRKDWLAADINYIELKEGQIDLKGGVTLRTKYLNHPIMCLGYRFEYNGKVVCTAHDTEPYRNLFAAGPDDPSHDETMAAEGELIAGEQNKALEDFFTGADLLIHDAQYTREEYETSKKGWGHTSIEHACETASRAQVKHLVLFHHDPMRTDSQLDRLAEIHCAPGRYGDMKITLAREGLELEP
- a CDS encoding tetratricopeptide repeat protein produces the protein MKKTDTASVKKEIVIIITIVAFISGFLGGIIYSALKSPAGPSSYPDSGAAAIPARDIPLPTDRIAELEQELAVDPDNVKAMIELGDIYFDSNRYQEGIVIFTRAEKIAPTDIHILNDLGVMHLHTGNYETALEKFKAVLAIYPTHSHTLYYLGLVYLKQGDRDKALPAFEQVLALNPDPQLAEAARREIAALNEQTLFQ
- a CDS encoding HDOD domain-containing protein translates to MKNNLLTREQRLIRIRNYIDRMPSLSTTVTKVLAVCNQPDTSPRDLNQVISLDPVLTGQVLKLVNSAFYSLPNKITTLTRAIIMLGLNTVKNLVLSTAILGAVTKQGPAPGLAMDLFWTHSISVGVIARALAAARGVPVTMREESFIGGLLHDLGKVVLTSCFPAEYQQALESTRSRFDILPAAETAILGLDHGLAGKMVAEKWQLSSTMTDTLGYHHDPGKAEEKNRELVAIVALANAYANIFDFGTAGDPYQDYDQLTRLLDLTGFQWADLSFLLETVEDEIEKARVFLNVSSTTETQG
- a CDS encoding WecB/TagA/CpsF family glycosyltransferase; translated protein: MESFDSPDFRQVVNNADLVVADGMPLVWALKSLGEKQACQVRGSDLLLRLCAAAEKGNIPIGLYGGTPDSLRDFKSFLAREFPSLDIACTVSPPFRPLDIQEDAGYVEQINAAGAKILFVGIGCPKQEKWMAEHRDSLACVMVGVGAAFDFFSGRKKHAPRWMQRAGLEWLFRLACEPGRLWKRYSRHNPRFIWHFGKQLLRLRFNQAAGNRFH